Proteins encoded within one genomic window of Desulfonatronospira thiodismutans ASO3-1:
- a CDS encoding ATP-grasp domain-containing protein, whose product MDKHDSIDLFVLGLDDFNRSKLETIDQDLAVNIYPLLDMDAVTSSEDYDVHAVLNTAENQLRAHPRPIGGIIGYWDFPVSLMVPILARRLGLTAPSVQGVVGCEHKYWSRLLQKKVAPAHVPSFQSVDPFDDQDLNEIMVNYPFWIKPVKSHSSHLGFKVRNHKDLARAVRKIRSGIAGMGNAFNEFLEYAHLPEEIARIGGNHCVVEGLIRGRQCTLEGFVHKGEIQVYGVVDSFRYPNGSSFSRYQYPSTLPGRVIQKMTQIAGKVLAETGLDHSAFNMEFFWDSKRDHIWILEINPRISQSHGDIFEKVDGTPHHRILVELALNRRPAWSPGKGPFACAAKVFMRRFQDALVTRSPHAQEIRAVEEQFPGTMISILASQGQRLSGMDPAEQDSYSFACAIIFTGAKNPGRLRQNIKKIKNALPFEFK is encoded by the coding sequence ATGGACAAGCATGATTCCATAGATCTTTTCGTATTGGGACTGGACGATTTCAACCGGTCCAAACTGGAGACCATTGACCAGGACCTGGCTGTAAATATTTATCCCCTGCTGGACATGGACGCTGTGACCTCCAGTGAGGATTATGATGTTCATGCTGTGCTCAACACTGCAGAAAACCAGCTGCGCGCCCATCCCCGCCCCATAGGGGGAATAATCGGCTACTGGGACTTTCCCGTGAGCCTGATGGTCCCTATCCTGGCCAGAAGACTGGGATTGACCGCACCTTCGGTGCAGGGGGTGGTGGGCTGTGAACACAAATACTGGAGCCGGCTGCTGCAGAAGAAAGTAGCCCCGGCACATGTTCCTTCCTTTCAAAGCGTGGATCCCTTTGATGATCAGGATTTAAATGAGATTATGGTAAACTATCCCTTCTGGATCAAACCGGTCAAATCACACTCCTCCCACCTGGGTTTCAAAGTGCGCAATCATAAGGATCTGGCCCGGGCAGTGCGGAAAATACGTTCCGGCATTGCAGGCATGGGCAATGCCTTCAATGAGTTCCTGGAATATGCCCATCTACCTGAAGAAATTGCCCGCATCGGGGGCAATCATTGCGTGGTGGAGGGACTCATCCGGGGCAGGCAGTGCACCCTGGAAGGCTTTGTGCATAAAGGGGAGATCCAGGTGTATGGAGTGGTGGATTCCTTTCGCTACCCCAATGGGTCAAGCTTTTCCCGCTATCAGTATCCATCGACCCTGCCCGGCCGGGTCATCCAGAAAATGACCCAAATAGCCGGAAAAGTCCTGGCTGAAACCGGCCTGGATCACTCCGCTTTCAACATGGAATTCTTCTGGGACAGCAAAAGAGACCATATCTGGATCCTGGAGATCAATCCACGCATTTCCCAGTCCCACGGAGACATTTTCGAAAAGGTTGACGGTACACCACATCACCGCATCCTGGTAGAACTGGCATTAAACCGCAGGCCCGCCTGGAGCCCTGGAAAGGGACCATTCGCCTGTGCGGCCAAGGTCTTTATGCGCCGTTTTCAGGACGCCCTGGTGACCAGGAGCCCGCATGCACAGGAAATCCGGGCTGTAGAAGAACAGTTCCCGGGCACCATGATCAGCATACTGGCAAGCCAGGGACAACGGCTGTCCGGGATGGACCCCGCAGAGCAGGACAGCTACAGCTTTGCCTGCGCCATCATATTTACCGGAGCAAAAAATCCTGGACGACTCAGGCAGAACATCAAGAAAATAAAAAATGCCCTGCCCTTTGAATTCAAGTAG
- a CDS encoding 2-amino-3,7-dideoxy-D-threo-hept-6-ulosonate synthase, with the protein MHLGKSIRMERIFNRNTGRAIIVPVDHGVTVGPIDGIIDMRVTVDKVAEGGANAVLMHKGLARCGHRGKGHDVGLIVHLSASTSISPYPNAKTLVASVEDAIKLGADGISVHVNLGDESEREMLRDMGQVASKANEWGMPLLAMVYARGPKVKDEFDMNMVRHCARVGEELGADVVKVAYTGEADSFAKVVEACCIPVVIAGGPKLDNDRDLVKMVHDSVAAGAAGLSVGRNVFQHSDVTSLVKTLHHVVHDDMDVDEAMDVLSNGGE; encoded by the coding sequence ATGCACCTGGGAAAGAGCATCAGAATGGAGAGGATTTTCAACCGCAACACAGGCCGGGCCATTATTGTTCCTGTGGATCACGGGGTGACCGTGGGTCCCATTGACGGGATCATCGACATGAGGGTCACCGTAGACAAGGTGGCCGAGGGCGGAGCCAATGCCGTGCTCATGCACAAGGGCCTGGCCCGGTGCGGACACCGGGGCAAGGGACACGACGTCGGCCTTATCGTTCATCTTTCAGCAAGCACTTCAATTTCTCCCTATCCCAATGCCAAGACTCTGGTGGCCAGTGTAGAGGACGCCATCAAACTGGGGGCTGACGGCATTTCCGTCCATGTAAACCTGGGGGACGAATCCGAGCGGGAAATGCTCCGGGATATGGGCCAGGTGGCTTCCAAGGCTAATGAATGGGGTATGCCTCTGCTGGCCATGGTTTACGCCCGCGGCCCCAAGGTCAAGGACGAGTTCGATATGAACATGGTCCGGCACTGCGCCCGGGTAGGGGAAGAACTGGGCGCGGATGTGGTAAAGGTGGCCTACACAGGTGAGGCGGACAGCTTCGCCAAGGTGGTGGAGGCCTGCTGCATACCGGTGGTCATTGCCGGTGGTCCCAAGCTGGATAATGACCGGGACCTGGTGAAAATGGTGCACGATTCTGTTGCTGCCGGAGCTGCCGGGCTTTCCGTGGGCCGAAACGTTTTTCAGCACAGTGATGTGACATCCTTAGTCAAGACCCTGCACCATGTGGTTCATGACGATATGGATGTGGACGAGGCCATGGATGTTCTGTCCAACGGCGGCGAATGA
- a CDS encoding anthranilate synthase component II: protein MILLIDNFDSFTFNLVQVLQKLDVDPVVLRNNQEEIFDTLKQDLQAVIISPGPSRPENTGLCLDFLKKLSPEVPVLGVCLGHQVLGHFAGARVEVADRIMHGKTSKVYHRETGLFKDIPNPFEVCRYHSLLVRAVTDNAFRITARTKDDEVMGLEYTDRPWMGVQFHPESILTPWGPKVMQNFLELCGVN, encoded by the coding sequence ATGATTTTGCTCATAGACAACTTTGATTCCTTTACTTTCAACCTGGTTCAGGTGCTGCAAAAGTTGGATGTGGACCCGGTTGTGCTTAGAAACAACCAGGAAGAGATATTCGACACCCTAAAGCAGGATCTGCAGGCTGTAATCATCTCCCCAGGACCCAGCCGCCCTGAAAACACCGGTCTTTGCTTAGATTTTCTAAAAAAGCTCAGTCCAGAGGTGCCTGTGCTGGGGGTGTGCCTGGGACATCAGGTTCTGGGGCATTTCGCCGGGGCCAGGGTGGAGGTGGCGGACCGGATTATGCACGGCAAAACCTCCAAAGTTTATCACCGGGAGACAGGACTTTTCAAGGATATCCCCAATCCCTTTGAAGTCTGCCGCTACCACTCCCTGCTGGTGCGGGCTGTCACCGACAATGCCTTCCGCATCACCGCCAGGACCAAGGATGACGAGGTCATGGGGCTGGAATATACAGATCGGCCCTGGATGGGGGTGCAATTTCACCCGGAATCCATTCTCACACCCTGGGGGCCTAAAGTTATGCAGAATTTTCTTGAACTATGCGGTGTAAATTAG
- a CDS encoding ATP-grasp domain-containing protein, protein MPKKNIFIVGLDEFNKKLLQQLPQAAECEFHAALDISDIRNVQSYDMQHLIDKAVGRMESFKGSIDGVATYYDFPGTVLVPILARRFGLPGPDLESVLRCEHKYWSRVEQKEVIPEHIPMFQPFDPFDAQGFEKLRLLPPFWIKPIKSFKSFLSFRINDELEYWEATNKIRKSIALIDEPFRYLLQNYAQVPYEIAHMHESCLAESPIGGLQCTLEGYSFKGEIVGYGIVDSVQEKISSSFARYQYPSILPLEIQHRIMDTARKAIARIGMDNSAFNIEFFYDQTAQQVYLLEINPRISQAHTDLFAKVHGHSHLSVMVDLCLGRKPRILERNGPFSVAGHFMLRTFEDGRVVQVPAQEQLEKVREKFPGTQMKILVRQGDRLSELLALQDSYSYELANIIIGGMDGSNLLEKYNHVLDLLSFKIDKEEYIAEI, encoded by the coding sequence ATGCCCAAAAAGAATATTTTTATTGTCGGCCTGGATGAATTCAACAAAAAGCTTCTGCAGCAGCTCCCCCAGGCGGCGGAATGCGAGTTTCACGCCGCCCTGGATATATCAGACATCAGAAATGTCCAGTCATATGATATGCAGCACCTCATAGACAAAGCCGTGGGCAGAATGGAATCTTTCAAGGGTTCCATTGACGGAGTGGCTACATACTACGATTTTCCAGGCACGGTTCTGGTTCCGATTCTGGCCAGGCGCTTCGGCCTCCCCGGTCCCGACCTGGAGAGCGTTCTCAGATGCGAACACAAATACTGGAGCCGCGTGGAGCAAAAAGAGGTCATCCCTGAGCATATCCCTATGTTTCAGCCTTTTGATCCCTTTGACGCACAGGGCTTTGAAAAGCTCCGCCTCCTGCCTCCTTTCTGGATCAAGCCCATTAAGTCATTCAAGTCCTTTCTGTCCTTCAGGATAAATGACGAACTGGAGTACTGGGAGGCTACGAACAAGATCAGAAAAAGCATAGCCCTTATTGATGAGCCCTTCAGGTATCTTTTGCAGAACTATGCCCAGGTGCCTTATGAAATAGCCCATATGCATGAGAGCTGCCTGGCTGAATCCCCCATTGGAGGCCTGCAGTGCACCCTGGAAGGCTACAGCTTTAAAGGAGAAATAGTGGGCTACGGCATCGTGGACTCAGTGCAGGAAAAAATCAGTTCTTCCTTTGCAAGATACCAGTACCCTTCCATACTCCCCCTGGAAATCCAGCACAGGATAATGGACACGGCCAGAAAAGCCATAGCCCGTATCGGAATGGACAACTCGGCCTTCAATATCGAGTTCTTCTATGACCAGACCGCCCAACAGGTATACCTCCTGGAAATAAATCCCAGGATCTCCCAAGCGCATACGGACCTTTTCGCCAAGGTGCACGGTCATTCCCATCTGTCCGTAATGGTGGATCTCTGTCTGGGCAGAAAGCCCCGGATACTGGAAAGAAACGGACCCTTCAGCGTTGCCGGACACTTCATGCTCAGAACCTTTGAAGATGGACGGGTGGTTCAGGTGCCCGCCCAGGAACAGCTTGAAAAGGTCCGGGAAAAATTCCCCGGGACACAGATGAAGATTCTGGTCAGACAGGGCGACAGACTCTCGGAGCTTCTGGCCCTGCAGGACAGCTACAGTTACGAACTGGCCAATATCATCATCGGAGGCATGGACGGATCGAACCTGTTGGAAAAATACAACCATGTACTTGATCTTTTGAGTTTTAAAATCGATAAGGAAGAATATATAGCAGAAATATAG
- a CDS encoding 3-dehydroquinate synthase II, which yields MTKKIYFKAVPFDKSLVTLALESGVDGILAEKNDLEKIQALGRTQALDVQDFNIMSIDSKEDEENAVQRLKAGENVVLARGVEIIPVENIVAQTPQVGMEAATLQEVDTALGILEKGVDYVVVDAESAGELKKIAARVKQDQGRLELIPGRITHISPVGLGHRVCVDTISLLNTAEGMLVGNSSAFTFLVNAETESNPYVAPRPFRINAGAVHSYTCLPGDKTTYLEELAPGSQVLIVSGQGEARSAVVGRIKTEVRPMLLISAEFEGHQGSVILQNAETIRLVGADNRPVSVVNLKVGDQVMCRADEAGRHFGMRIQEDIREK from the coding sequence ATGACCAAAAAAATATACTTCAAAGCGGTTCCTTTTGATAAAAGTCTGGTCACTCTGGCCCTGGAATCAGGTGTGGACGGAATCCTGGCCGAGAAGAACGATCTGGAAAAGATCCAGGCACTGGGCCGGACTCAGGCCCTGGATGTGCAGGATTTCAACATCATGAGCATAGACAGCAAGGAAGACGAGGAAAACGCTGTCCAGCGCCTCAAGGCAGGTGAGAACGTAGTCCTGGCCAGGGGGGTGGAGATAATTCCCGTGGAAAACATTGTGGCCCAGACACCTCAGGTGGGTATGGAAGCAGCCACTCTGCAGGAGGTGGATACCGCCCTGGGCATCCTGGAAAAAGGCGTGGACTACGTGGTGGTGGATGCAGAGTCCGCCGGGGAACTCAAAAAAATCGCCGCCAGGGTCAAGCAGGACCAGGGCAGGCTGGAGCTCATACCAGGCAGGATAACTCATATATCCCCTGTGGGTCTGGGGCACAGGGTGTGTGTGGACACTATTTCCCTTTTAAATACAGCGGAGGGCATGCTGGTGGGCAACTCCAGCGCATTTACCTTCCTGGTGAATGCTGAAACCGAGTCCAACCCGTACGTGGCCCCCAGACCCTTCAGGATCAATGCCGGAGCAGTGCATTCCTACACCTGTCTTCCAGGAGACAAAACCACTTACTTAGAAGAACTGGCTCCAGGCAGTCAGGTGCTCATTGTTTCCGGCCAGGGCGAGGCCAGATCTGCCGTAGTGGGCCGCATCAAGACCGAGGTCCGGCCCATGCTGCTCATCAGTGCCGAGTTCGAGGGTCATCAGGGCAGCGTGATCCTGCAGAATGCCGAGACCATCCGCCTGGTGGGTGCGGACAACAGGCCGGTAAGCGTGGTCAATCTCAAGGTGGGGGATCAGGTCATGTGCCGGGCCGACGAGGCAGGACGGCATTTTGGAATGCGCATCCAGGAAGATATCAGGGAAAAATAG
- the aroA gene encoding 3-phosphoshikimate 1-carboxyvinyltransferase, with translation MHKTITLKAPPSKSVSHRALLAAGLAGGTSVLENVLVSEDILRTRDCLAALGAKFSGDDSTPVVQGLGGRIKAPSLDPVKLDVGESGTTCRLLAAIVSAGQGSFEISGAGRMHERPIKSLGQSLEGQGVRFKYLGLDGCPPVRIESSGLPGGVVTVGLDESSQYLSGILLASTMATTSLVINIGGKKVVSWPYVHLTLQTMQRFGNPARLQTLQEGHWRHADPDQVQRVEPGKIRFVVHPGVLNPVRYRVEGDYSNASYLLAAGAVGEFPVEVSGLDLESRQGDRRILEILELMGAKISETKNGVMVSPARLHGVDLDMGTCPDLVPTVAVVASMATGTTRISNVAHLRIKESDRLAGVQQEVSRAGCRCGLKEDGLEIEPAELLRGSQVQFKTYGDHRMAMSLSLYELAGIQTALDNPACVNKSFPGFWEEWENIRRAYAGKGD, from the coding sequence ATGCATAAAACAATCACACTAAAGGCACCCCCGTCCAAATCTGTATCCCACCGGGCGCTGCTGGCGGCGGGGCTGGCCGGGGGAACCTCGGTACTGGAAAACGTCCTGGTGAGCGAGGATATACTGCGTACCCGGGACTGCCTGGCGGCCCTGGGGGCCAAGTTTTCAGGAGATGATTCAACCCCCGTGGTTCAGGGGCTTGGAGGACGGATCAAAGCCCCGTCGCTGGATCCGGTGAAGCTGGACGTGGGCGAGTCCGGCACCACCTGCAGGCTGCTGGCGGCCATTGTCTCGGCAGGGCAGGGCAGTTTCGAGATTTCCGGGGCCGGGCGTATGCACGAACGCCCCATCAAAAGCCTGGGGCAGAGCCTGGAGGGCCAGGGAGTACGGTTTAAGTACCTGGGTCTTGACGGATGCCCTCCGGTACGCATAGAGAGTTCCGGTCTGCCTGGAGGTGTGGTCACCGTGGGCCTGGATGAGAGCAGCCAGTACCTGTCCGGTATCCTTCTGGCCTCCACCATGGCCACCACTTCTCTGGTAATAAACATCGGAGGCAAAAAGGTTGTATCCTGGCCCTACGTTCACCTGACCCTGCAGACCATGCAGCGTTTCGGCAATCCTGCCCGGCTGCAGACCCTCCAGGAAGGTCATTGGAGGCATGCAGATCCGGACCAGGTCCAGCGCGTGGAGCCGGGCAAAATTCGTTTCGTGGTGCATCCGGGTGTACTGAACCCTGTCAGATACAGGGTGGAGGGGGATTACAGCAATGCCTCCTATCTGCTGGCAGCAGGTGCAGTGGGAGAATTCCCGGTGGAGGTTTCCGGGCTGGATCTTGAGTCCAGGCAGGGAGACCGCCGCATCCTGGAGATTCTGGAACTCATGGGGGCAAAGATTTCAGAAACGAAAAACGGTGTGATGGTTTCCCCGGCCAGGCTGCACGGTGTGGACCTGGACATGGGCACCTGTCCGGACCTGGTGCCTACTGTGGCTGTTGTGGCCTCCATGGCCACAGGCACCACCAGGATAAGCAATGTGGCCCACTTGAGGATCAAGGAAAGCGACAGGCTGGCCGGGGTGCAGCAGGAAGTAAGCCGGGCCGGCTGCAGATGCGGGCTCAAGGAGGACGGACTGGAAATCGAGCCGGCAGAACTGCTCCGGGGAAGCCAGGTTCAGTTCAAGACCTACGGGGATCACCGCATGGCCATGAGCCTTTCCCTTTATGAACTGGCCGGAATCCAGACGGCCCTGGACAATCCTGCCTGCGTCAACAAGTCCTTTCCCGGCTTCTGGGAAGAGTGGGAAAATATCCGCCGGGCTTACGCAGGCAAAGGGGACTGA
- a CDS encoding anthranilate synthase component I family protein has translation MINLQQKATCLPADTQTPVSLYLSLIGKEKGIMLESSEVDGRLGRYSLLAWDFRLQLSCSEGKLRVKTLDDRLDGLKEMQGMDFIQGVRSVLAELKVQPDPAFQLPPVTRAVYGYLGFGLGGLLEPRLAEVLPPEEAEAQLVLPGRILLFDHLHHNCYYICLDKEIALPKPKPCKARSEFKVGSVSTTPSQEEYQARVSDIKELIRQGEAIQVVLSTRFSADFRGDPFLVYRHLRRINPSPYTFYLNMEDITLMGSSPELMVKCGQDVLQLRPIAGTRHRAESEKEDERLAEDLLSDEKERAEHVMLVDLGRNDLGRMAVGGSVEVDKFMRVERFSHVMHMTSYLSARLKEGLDALEVIRASFPAGTVSGAPKIRAMEIIGEHEPAPRGPYAGAIGWIGLDKDSVNLDTGITIRSLWIRDGKIHWQAGAGVVFDSVPEKEWEECQNKAMAIRKALTFTGGPDDFAHRQL, from the coding sequence ATGATCAACCTGCAGCAGAAGGCCACCTGTCTGCCCGCGGATACGCAGACGCCGGTGTCCCTTTATCTGAGCCTCATCGGCAAAGAAAAGGGAATAATGCTGGAGAGTTCCGAGGTGGACGGGCGTCTGGGAAGGTACAGCCTGCTGGCCTGGGATTTCAGGCTGCAGCTTAGTTGCAGCGAGGGTAAACTAAGGGTCAAGACCTTAGATGATCGCTTGGACGGGCTCAAAGAGATGCAGGGCATGGACTTTATCCAGGGTGTGCGCTCTGTGCTGGCTGAACTAAAAGTTCAGCCGGATCCCGCTTTCCAGTTGCCCCCTGTGACCAGGGCGGTTTACGGATATCTGGGATTCGGTCTTGGAGGGCTTCTGGAGCCCAGACTGGCAGAAGTGCTGCCCCCTGAAGAAGCCGAAGCCCAGCTGGTACTGCCGGGGCGGATACTGCTTTTCGATCACCTGCATCACAACTGCTATTACATCTGCTTAGACAAGGAGATAGCCCTGCCCAAACCCAAACCCTGCAAGGCCAGAAGCGAATTCAAGGTGGGCAGTGTCAGCACCACTCCCTCCCAGGAAGAGTACCAGGCCAGGGTAAGTGATATCAAGGAGCTTATAAGACAGGGCGAAGCCATCCAGGTGGTTCTTTCCACCCGGTTCAGTGCTGACTTCCGGGGAGATCCGTTTCTGGTTTACCGCCATTTGCGGCGTATAAATCCCTCGCCATATACTTTTTATCTGAATATGGAAGATATTACCCTGATGGGGTCTTCACCTGAATTGATGGTCAAGTGCGGCCAGGACGTGCTGCAGCTAAGGCCCATTGCCGGAACCAGGCACCGGGCTGAGAGCGAAAAAGAGGACGAGCGCCTGGCCGAGGATCTTTTGTCCGATGAAAAGGAAAGGGCCGAACACGTCATGCTGGTGGATCTGGGCCGCAATGACCTGGGCCGCATGGCTGTGGGCGGAAGTGTGGAAGTGGACAAATTCATGCGGGTGGAGAGATTTTCCCATGTCATGCACATGACCTCTTATCTATCCGCCAGGCTCAAGGAGGGGCTGGACGCCTTAGAGGTCATCCGGGCTTCATTTCCCGCCGGAACCGTGTCCGGTGCGCCCAAGATAAGGGCCATGGAAATAATAGGTGAGCACGAGCCCGCTCCCAGGGGACCCTATGCCGGGGCCATAGGCTGGATAGGCTTAGACAAGGACAGCGTGAATCTGGATACGGGCATAACCATCAGGAGCCTGTGGATCAGGGATGGAAAAATACACTGGCAGGCAGGGGCCGGTGTGGTTTTTGATTCCGTGCCGGAAAAGGAATGGGAGGAATGTCAGAACAAGGCCATGGCCATACGCAAAGCTCTAACATTTACCGGAGGACCGGATGATTTTGCTCATAGACAACTTTGA
- a CDS encoding prephenate dehydrogenase/arogenate dehydrogenase family protein, with protein sequence MHMVNELVLVGSKGQMGTLIKNKLSAGGVNVLPLDRPFPEEELPDILGRADMLLLAVPVAGMDEVLELMSPYFSSALIVADISSVKTLPVNKMQHFHQGPVMGTHPLFGPSPSEDDELKVALCPGHNLQDHHVQAVSEVFDRGGMLTFISSCREHDQAMACIQGLNFVTTISYFASLPQDIDLDTFATPSFRRRATAARKMLNEDAVLFSSLAEDNPYTGQMIRRFKSFLNLSAAGEFELLTDKALWWWRNFSDRQGG encoded by the coding sequence ATGCATATGGTCAATGAGCTGGTCCTGGTGGGCTCCAAGGGGCAAATGGGGACTTTGATCAAGAATAAGCTCTCAGCCGGTGGAGTAAATGTTCTGCCCTTGGACAGGCCCTTTCCTGAAGAAGAACTGCCGGATATCCTGGGCAGGGCGGATATGCTCCTGCTGGCAGTGCCGGTGGCTGGAATGGATGAAGTTCTGGAGCTTATGAGCCCTTATTTTTCATCTGCCCTGATTGTGGCGGATATCAGTTCCGTCAAGACCCTGCCGGTGAACAAGATGCAGCACTTTCACCAGGGACCGGTTATGGGCACTCATCCGCTTTTCGGTCCCAGTCCTTCTGAGGATGATGAGCTCAAAGTGGCCCTCTGCCCCGGTCACAACCTTCAGGATCACCATGTCCAGGCTGTCAGTGAAGTCTTTGACCGGGGGGGAATGCTTACCTTTATTAGTTCCTGTCGGGAGCACGACCAGGCCATGGCCTGTATTCAGGGCCTTAATTTCGTCACCACCATCTCCTATTTCGCCAGTCTGCCCCAGGATATAGACCTGGACACCTTTGCCACCCCTTCCTTCAGGCGCAGGGCCACAGCAGCCCGCAAGATGCTCAATGAGGATGCCGTGCTTTTTTCTTCCCTGGCAGAGGACAATCCCTACACCGGCCAGATGATCCGTCGTTTCAAATCTTTTCTGAACCTGAGCGCTGCAGGCGAATTCGAACTGTTGACCGACAAGGCTCTGTGGTGGTGGCGCAATTTCAGTGACAGGCAGGGGGGATAG
- the pheA gene encoding prephenate dehydratase, which translates to MDQETNLKRIRSEISRLDQELLQILNRRAGLSLEVGSIKSQSKDNVFKPFREKEVLNGLAQKNPGPLPDEHLRSIYREILSSSRSLQQPQKVVYLGPEGTFSYFAGVEYLGHSAKFTPKNSLEDVFRAVDTREAELGIIPLENSMQGSVGQSLDMFLKFEVFIHAEVFFRISHFLLSRETEMGAIKKIYSHPLALQQCSTWLRANLPGVEVIPDESTARAASRASTEPGTAAVGHQKLTKFYELNVLGNSIEDIPDNWTRFLVISAHPPEAGNREKTSLLFSVLDRPGSLVSALEVLSRKGINMRKLESRPLRAEKWRYVFFADVECDLTAGDYASVLKDLEDNCYYMRVLGSYPHGPQILA; encoded by the coding sequence ATGGACCAGGAAACAAATCTCAAAAGAATAAGAAGTGAAATAAGCCGGCTGGACCAGGAACTTCTGCAGATTCTAAACCGCCGGGCGGGGCTCAGCTTAGAAGTGGGCAGCATCAAGTCCCAGTCTAAGGACAATGTTTTCAAGCCCTTTCGGGAAAAAGAGGTCTTAAACGGTCTGGCGCAGAAAAACCCCGGTCCTTTGCCGGATGAGCATTTAAGGAGCATCTACCGGGAGATTCTTTCATCGTCGCGCAGCCTTCAGCAGCCCCAGAAAGTGGTCTACCTGGGACCGGAAGGGACTTTCTCCTACTTTGCCGGGGTGGAGTATCTGGGACACAGTGCTAAGTTTACTCCCAAAAACAGCCTGGAGGATGTGTTCCGGGCGGTGGACACCCGGGAAGCGGAGCTGGGGATAATCCCACTGGAAAACTCCATGCAGGGCAGCGTAGGCCAGAGCTTAGACATGTTTTTAAAGTTCGAGGTCTTTATTCACGCCGAGGTGTTTTTCCGCATCAGTCATTTTCTGCTCAGCCGGGAAACGGAGATGGGGGCAATTAAAAAGATATATTCCCATCCCCTGGCACTGCAGCAGTGCTCCACCTGGCTTCGGGCCAATCTGCCCGGAGTGGAAGTGATTCCGGATGAGAGTACGGCCCGGGCCGCTTCCAGGGCGTCCACGGAGCCAGGTACAGCCGCAGTGGGACATCAGAAGCTGACCAAGTTTTACGAGCTCAATGTCCTGGGCAATTCCATTGAGGATATTCCGGACAACTGGACCAGGTTTCTGGTGATAAGCGCTCACCCCCCGGAGGCCGGCAACCGTGAGAAGACGTCCCTGCTTTTTTCCGTGCTGGACAGGCCGGGTTCTCTAGTGAGCGCCCTGGAGGTGCTCTCGCGCAAGGGCATCAATATGCGCAAGCTGGAATCCAGGCCTCTGCGGGCCGAGAAGTGGAGATACGTGTTTTTCGCCGACGTGGAATGCGATCTGACAGCAGGTGATTATGCCAGCGTACTCAAAGACCTGGAGGACAACTGCTACTACATGCGGGTGCTGGGCAGTTATCCCCACGGTCCGCAGATTCTGGCTTAA